One Acidobacteriota bacterium genomic region harbors:
- a CDS encoding sigma 54-interacting transcriptional regulator: MSGSFLAGYSLLDTLGAGGCGEVYLARHESSGRLVAIKKAHPDDPESAAELAREFSRIASLEHPGVVRAVDFIPPGREGGPSIVFEVAEGLSSEQACRGAGPSEPLAWTAGLAETLDYLHRSGLLHGDLKPAHVFIDERGVPQLIDFGLAREPGTQAAGTAATAAPEVLRGEPCTVASELYSLGATLFYWLFQRYPWGEDPAGRLAAADRRPALPRKEGLPGGAVRLLRELLSPHPAERPRSAREVVTRLEEIGVALPDPAFADPATRAGGLDLVGRRQALERIEGYIAQQHAAHFVVLAGPRGAGHTRLLREAAGLARLAGRRIEFLGSSPGALPLSPRLPARLRLLAEAAPLTVMADDLHHLAPDQAEVLAGLPRRLAGCPGLLVLVAGPVHPGPGWRELPLDPLSREEVGELVRALLPGPPLPAHLATRLASHTAGQPGKIVAILLEAVRRGVVDRVGPAWRLDRFEQMPLARLDPAGAGRDLQHLDARQRKVIEALSAAGAPAELDALATVTGLSLARTAEACRQLVAAGQLFRDARGRLRLGPGRRRGHLAAPDPELHRRWLEHLGKHPPREGVRREERLARLSRHAAWAGRLGLAARLATRAVQALLRRERPDLGAGVLARLPDRETFPPAGRGRLAAAAGEIHLARARPKEAAGAFEEAVAWLRAGGRPREALGALCRLARCLGDLGRAEQALEHLGSIVAQAPPAALAAEAHLEIGVLRARQQKYEQALEEIERALELAPEGSRVSRRARAARGRCLVLVDRLVEAEAELSRARLEAGAHGERQLETALMLAELQAAGRAAHHRRLVDRAGPVHKALADRGDADGLALLHALLADARLALGDPLGAAREAEQGVGWREVHGHRGWLAAAWHRLARIRLHLGDLPEARAAARRGRREARAAGALDELIVGRCLHSRIEIIDGRPAVALRLARGALAAARRSGQALDLCRARVAMARVLIHRGEMPVAASLLREVLAMGEGELRAQAPEALLEARVLAAETAVVVDPARAVTLARQVEQEAETLDLHDLVIEALSVIDRALVADGQEEQARSLRSRAGLRLEALAAGIDDTAAARRLLERPDRRALAERWGARDTQRLDVLYRFVADLNSLRDPREVAETMMDQALTVLGAERGAVVTAREGGEVSLLLARGVEKETAEDALQLSRTVIDRAQGGESVLAVEPASDPRFADSHSVRLFSIRAVICVPLRSKGRLVGALYVDSRDPSRCFSREDLRFLEALADHAALALVNARAFHRLEEENRRLKADLGRRDRLGDLLGHSRKMLEVYRLLEAAAASDLPVLIHGESGTGKELAARTLHRLDARREGTFVAVNCAALPEPIFEATLFGHEKGAYTGAETSRTGLLVEAHRGTLFLDEITELPLGLQAKLLRVLEDKRVRPLGSGREMEVDFRVVTASRQDLGEAVREGRFRQDLLYRLDVLRVALPPLRERLEDLPLLIDHLLERLSGSFGRVRIHPAVVPRLASWNWPGNVRELENTLSRLALHATEGTIDLKTLEADPELAERFGSTPSDETQLEEVEARAIRRALELTGGHRLRAAQLLGIGRATLFRKIRRYHLEAVGRRPPGGKKVSP, translated from the coding sequence ATGTCCGGCTCCTTCCTGGCTGGGTATTCTTTGCTGGACACGCTTGGCGCCGGCGGGTGCGGCGAGGTCTATCTCGCCCGCCACGAGTCGAGCGGCCGCCTGGTCGCCATCAAGAAGGCTCATCCCGACGACCCGGAAAGCGCCGCCGAGCTGGCCCGGGAATTCTCGCGCATCGCCTCCCTCGAGCATCCCGGTGTCGTCCGTGCCGTCGATTTCATCCCCCCGGGACGCGAGGGCGGCCCCTCGATCGTCTTCGAGGTGGCCGAAGGGCTTTCCTCCGAGCAGGCTTGCCGGGGGGCCGGCCCTTCCGAGCCCCTGGCCTGGACCGCGGGGCTGGCCGAGACCCTCGACTACCTCCACCGCAGCGGCCTGCTCCACGGGGACCTCAAGCCCGCCCACGTCTTCATCGACGAGCGGGGCGTCCCCCAGTTGATCGATTTCGGCCTGGCCCGGGAACCCGGAACCCAGGCGGCGGGCACCGCCGCCACCGCCGCCCCGGAGGTGCTCCGGGGCGAACCCTGCACGGTGGCCTCCGAGCTCTACTCCCTCGGGGCCACCCTCTTCTATTGGCTCTTCCAGCGCTATCCGTGGGGCGAGGACCCGGCCGGTCGCCTGGCGGCGGCCGACAGGCGACCGGCCCTCCCCCGCAAGGAAGGTCTGCCCGGGGGAGCCGTACGGCTGCTGCGGGAATTGCTCTCCCCCCACCCCGCCGAGCGTCCCCGATCCGCCCGGGAAGTGGTCACCCGCCTGGAGGAGATCGGCGTCGCACTCCCCGACCCCGCCTTCGCCGATCCGGCCACACGAGCGGGGGGCCTCGACCTGGTGGGTCGCCGGCAGGCCCTCGAACGCATCGAGGGCTACATCGCCCAGCAGCACGCCGCTCACTTCGTCGTGCTCGCCGGGCCCCGCGGGGCGGGACACACCCGCCTGCTGCGGGAGGCCGCCGGGCTGGCCCGCCTGGCCGGGCGACGGATCGAGTTCCTCGGTTCCTCCCCCGGCGCCCTGCCCCTCTCCCCGCGCCTTCCGGCCCGCCTGCGCCTGCTGGCCGAAGCGGCCCCCCTGACCGTGATGGCCGATGACCTGCATCACCTGGCTCCCGACCAGGCGGAGGTGCTCGCCGGCCTGCCCCGGCGCCTGGCCGGCTGCCCGGGCCTGCTCGTACTCGTCGCCGGGCCCGTACACCCGGGACCGGGTTGGCGGGAACTGCCCCTCGACCCGCTGAGCCGGGAGGAGGTGGGAGAGCTGGTGCGGGCCCTGCTCCCCGGCCCCCCGCTGCCGGCCCACCTGGCGACCCGCCTCGCCTCCCACACGGCGGGACAGCCGGGCAAGATCGTCGCCATCCTGCTCGAGGCCGTCCGTCGCGGAGTCGTCGACCGGGTCGGCCCCGCCTGGCGCCTGGATCGGTTCGAACAGATGCCCCTGGCCCGGCTCGACCCCGCCGGGGCGGGACGGGATCTCCAACACCTCGACGCCCGCCAGCGGAAGGTGATCGAAGCGCTCTCCGCCGCGGGAGCCCCCGCGGAACTCGACGCTCTCGCCACGGTCACCGGCCTCTCCCTGGCCCGGACCGCCGAGGCGTGCCGGCAACTGGTCGCCGCCGGACAGCTGTTCCGGGATGCCCGCGGCCGACTGCGCCTCGGGCCGGGACGTCGCCGGGGCCACCTCGCCGCCCCCGATCCGGAACTCCACCGCCGATGGCTCGAGCACCTGGGCAAGCATCCGCCCCGGGAGGGCGTCCGGCGGGAAGAACGACTCGCCCGCCTCAGCCGCCACGCGGCCTGGGCGGGTCGGCTGGGGCTCGCCGCACGCCTGGCCACCCGCGCGGTGCAGGCCCTGCTCCGCCGGGAACGACCCGACCTGGGGGCCGGCGTGCTCGCCCGGCTCCCCGACCGCGAGACCTTCCCCCCGGCAGGACGGGGGCGACTGGCGGCGGCCGCGGGAGAGATCCACCTGGCCCGCGCCCGCCCGAAAGAGGCGGCGGGCGCCTTCGAGGAGGCCGTCGCCTGGCTCCGTGCCGGCGGACGGCCGCGGGAGGCCCTCGGTGCTCTTTGCCGACTGGCCCGCTGCCTCGGAGACCTGGGCCGGGCCGAACAGGCCCTCGAGCATCTGGGCTCCATCGTCGCCCAGGCCCCCCCAGCGGCACTGGCCGCCGAAGCGCATCTCGAAATCGGCGTGCTGCGGGCCCGGCAACAAAAGTACGAGCAGGCCCTCGAGGAGATCGAACGGGCCCTCGAACTGGCCCCGGAGGGCAGCAGGGTCAGCCGCCGGGCACGGGCCGCCCGTGGGCGCTGCCTGGTGCTGGTGGACCGACTGGTGGAAGCCGAGGCGGAGCTTTCCCGGGCTCGCCTGGAAGCCGGCGCCCACGGAGAACGGCAACTGGAGACCGCTCTGATGCTCGCCGAGTTGCAGGCCGCCGGCCGGGCCGCTCACCACCGGCGGCTGGTGGACCGCGCGGGCCCGGTTCACAAGGCCCTGGCCGACCGGGGCGACGCGGACGGACTCGCCCTGCTGCACGCCCTGCTCGCCGACGCGCGCCTGGCCCTCGGCGACCCCCTCGGGGCCGCCCGGGAAGCCGAGCAGGGGGTGGGCTGGCGGGAGGTCCACGGCCACCGGGGCTGGCTGGCCGCCGCATGGCATCGGCTGGCGCGCATCCGCCTGCACCTGGGTGACCTGCCCGAGGCCCGCGCCGCGGCCCGTCGGGGACGCAGGGAAGCGCGGGCCGCAGGCGCCCTCGACGAGTTGATCGTCGGTCGCTGCCTGCACAGCCGGATCGAAATCATCGATGGGCGCCCGGCGGTGGCCCTGCGACTGGCCCGGGGAGCGCTGGCCGCCGCCCGACGATCCGGGCAGGCGCTGGACCTGTGCCGGGCCCGGGTCGCCATGGCCCGGGTGTTGATCCACCGCGGGGAGATGCCCGTGGCGGCCTCCCTGCTCCGGGAAGTGCTGGCGATGGGCGAAGGCGAGTTGAGGGCCCAGGCCCCGGAAGCCCTTCTCGAAGCCCGGGTGCTGGCGGCCGAGACCGCGGTCGTGGTGGATCCCGCCCGTGCCGTGACCCTGGCCCGGCAGGTGGAGCAGGAGGCCGAAACCCTCGACCTGCACGACCTGGTGATCGAGGCCCTGTCCGTGATCGACCGGGCCCTGGTGGCCGATGGCCAGGAGGAACAGGCGCGATCCCTGCGCTCGCGGGCCGGCTTGCGTCTCGAGGCGCTGGCCGCCGGCATCGACGATACGGCCGCGGCCCGACGCCTGCTCGAGCGCCCCGACCGGCGCGCCCTGGCCGAGCGCTGGGGGGCCCGGGACACCCAGCGCCTGGACGTGCTCTACCGCTTCGTCGCCGACCTCAACAGTCTGCGGGATCCACGGGAAGTGGCGGAGACGATGATGGACCAGGCCCTGACCGTGCTGGGAGCCGAGCGGGGCGCGGTGGTCACCGCCCGGGAAGGGGGTGAAGTCTCCCTGCTCCTGGCCCGCGGCGTGGAGAAGGAAACCGCCGAGGACGCGCTGCAACTCTCCCGCACGGTGATCGATCGGGCCCAGGGCGGGGAAAGCGTACTGGCCGTGGAACCCGCCAGTGATCCACGCTTCGCCGACTCCCACTCCGTACGCCTTTTTTCCATTCGAGCCGTGATCTGTGTGCCCCTGCGGTCGAAGGGCCGGCTGGTGGGGGCCCTCTACGTCGACAGCCGCGACCCTTCCCGCTGCTTTTCCAGGGAGGACCTGCGCTTTCTCGAAGCCCTGGCGGATCACGCGGCCCTGGCCCTCGTCAACGCCCGCGCCTTCCACCGCCTCGAGGAAGAAAACCGCCGCTTGAAAGCCGACCTGGGCCGGCGGGACCGCCTCGGAGACCTGCTGGGCCACAGCCGGAAGATGCTCGAGGTCTACCGCCTGCTGGAGGCCGCGGCAGCCAGTGATCTCCCGGTCCTGATCCACGGCGAGTCCGGTACGGGCAAGGAACTCGCCGCCCGAACCCTCCACCGCCTCGATGCGCGCCGGGAAGGCACCTTCGTCGCGGTCAACTGCGCTGCCCTGCCCGAGCCGATCTTCGAGGCCACGCTCTTCGGTCACGAAAAGGGGGCCTACACCGGCGCGGAAACCTCGCGCACGGGTCTGCTGGTCGAAGCCCACCGGGGGACGCTCTTTCTCGACGAGATCACCGAACTTCCGCTGGGATTGCAGGCCAAGCTGTTGCGCGTGCTGGAGGACAAGCGCGTGCGCCCCCTGGGCTCCGGCCGCGAGATGGAAGTGGATTTCCGCGTCGTGACCGCCAGCCGGCAGGACCTGGGGGAGGCGGTCCGCGAAGGCCGCTTTCGCCAGGATCTGCTCTATCGGCTGGACGTGCTCCGGGTGGCGCTGCCTCCTCTGCGCGAACGCCTCGAAGACCTGCCGTTGCTGATCGATCACCTCCTCGAGCGCCTCTCCGGCAGCTTCGGCCGGGTACGGATCCACCCGGCCGTGGTCCCGCGCCTGGCTTCGTGGAACTGGCCGGGCAACGTGCGCGAGCTGGAGAACACGCTCTCCCGCCTGGCCCTGCACGCGACGGAAGGCACTATCGACCTGAAGACCCTCGAGGCCGACCCGGAACTCGCCGAACGTTTCGGCAGTACTCCGAGCGACGAGACCCAGCTCGAGGAAGTCGAAGCGCGGGCCATCCGGCGCGCCCTCGAACTGACCGGCGGCCACCGTCTGCGGGCCGCCCAGTTGCTCGGCATCGGGCGGGCCACCCTTTTTCGCAAGATCCGCCGCTACCATCTCGAAGCGGTGGGTCGTCGCCCTCCAGGAGGCAAAAAGGTCTCACCCTGA
- a CDS encoding SpoIVB peptidase S55 domain-containing protein — protein MSKRNTLRHLFFGLFLPFLALPAAPAAAVEVFPLAEVHAGLEGEVLTVLQGREPETLRVEVLGVLDDWIGPGVPLILGRFTDERGRFEGVAAGMSGSPVMIDGRLVGALSYSVGNFTKEPICGITPIEAMLRLGSLPAGELPWRREGRVAAVDGLLQAIPLAVGVRGVAADRLGAFDDLWREMGLAPAAAARPAAGAAAMGADDLQPGMPVSAMLIWGDKVVGATGTVTWREGSKLLAFGHPFLGRGRSGGPVAPAEIVWTVASGFNSFKISRYGAPAGTLTQDRLVGIAAEIGPVPQGLPIDVRVRRPGAPDIERHFQVLRSPRLVGPLANFALRSAVVDASGAELDETLRLEGNILLEGRAPVRVVIGGGAGPSPPVARIGAELARVLAALFQAPMEVPAVEGVELEVRAIERDGAWKVIRAVPDRLSVRAGGRLELRVELSGPRGERNWEVLDVEIPAGTLPGRCTVAVGSARTLDGELGAVAEARRRTARTADEYLAALASFSSDTLLEARLVRPAAGIVSRGREYPALPATAHLLLRSSPGGNELYHSRWRRLAGAWREMERSVTGLARLSLVIEAEESTE, from the coding sequence GTGTCGAAACGGAACACCCTCCGCCATCTTTTTTTCGGCCTTTTCCTGCCCTTCCTGGCGCTGCCGGCGGCTCCGGCCGCCGCGGTGGAGGTGTTTCCCCTCGCCGAGGTCCACGCGGGCCTGGAGGGTGAGGTCCTTACCGTCCTGCAGGGGAGGGAGCCGGAGACCCTCCGGGTGGAAGTGCTGGGCGTTCTCGACGATTGGATCGGGCCGGGGGTGCCGCTGATCCTCGGGCGTTTCACCGACGAACGGGGCCGCTTCGAAGGCGTGGCCGCCGGCATGTCCGGCTCCCCGGTGATGATCGACGGTCGCCTGGTGGGCGCCCTGAGCTACAGCGTGGGCAACTTCACCAAGGAACCGATCTGCGGCATCACTCCCATCGAGGCCATGCTCAGGCTCGGGAGTCTGCCGGCCGGCGAGCTGCCCTGGCGCCGGGAGGGGCGGGTGGCGGCCGTGGACGGTCTGCTGCAGGCGATTCCCCTGGCAGTGGGCGTGCGGGGTGTGGCCGCCGACCGGCTCGGTGCCTTCGACGACTTGTGGCGGGAGATGGGCCTGGCCCCCGCGGCCGCGGCCCGGCCGGCGGCGGGCGCCGCGGCCATGGGAGCGGACGACCTGCAGCCCGGCATGCCGGTCAGCGCCATGCTGATCTGGGGCGACAAGGTGGTCGGTGCGACGGGAACGGTGACCTGGCGCGAGGGCTCCAAGCTGCTGGCCTTCGGCCACCCCTTCCTCGGTCGGGGGCGTAGCGGCGGACCCGTGGCCCCGGCGGAGATCGTCTGGACCGTGGCCTCCGGGTTCAACTCCTTCAAGATCTCCCGCTACGGTGCTCCGGCCGGCACCCTGACCCAGGATCGGCTGGTCGGCATCGCGGCGGAAATCGGTCCCGTCCCTCAGGGGCTGCCGATCGACGTTCGGGTCCGGCGGCCGGGAGCGCCCGACATCGAGCGGCACTTCCAGGTCCTGCGCTCTCCCCGCCTGGTGGGGCCCCTGGCCAACTTCGCCCTGCGCTCGGCGGTGGTCGACGCCAGCGGGGCGGAACTGGACGAGACCCTGCGCCTCGAGGGCAACATCCTCCTCGAAGGCAGGGCGCCTGTCCGGGTGGTCATCGGTGGCGGCGCGGGCCCATCCCCGCCGGTGGCGCGGATCGGTGCCGAACTGGCCCGGGTGCTCGCCGCCCTCTTCCAGGCCCCGATGGAGGTGCCCGCTGTCGAGGGCGTCGAACTCGAGGTGCGGGCCATCGAGCGGGATGGAGCGTGGAAGGTGATCCGCGCCGTGCCGGATCGCCTCAGTGTCCGCGCGGGAGGCCGTCTCGAGTTGCGGGTGGAATTGTCCGGCCCCCGGGGCGAGCGGAACTGGGAAGTCCTCGACGTGGAGATCCCGGCGGGAACCCTGCCGGGTCGCTGTACGGTAGCCGTGGGGTCTGCCCGGACGCTCGACGGAGAACTCGGAGCGGTGGCCGAGGCCCGCCGGCGTACGGCCCGCACGGCCGACGAGTACCTCGCCGCCCTCGCCTCGTTTTCGAGCGACACGCTGCTCGAGGCGCGGCTGGTCCGTCCGGCAGCCGGTATCGTCAGCCGGGGCCGAGAGTACCCGGCCCTGCCGGCGACGGCTCACCTGCTGCTGCGCTCGAGTCCCGGCGGCAACGAACTCTACCACTCGCGGTGGCGGCGGTTGGCCGGCGCCTGGCGCGAGATGGAACGCAGCGTGACCGGCCTGGCGCGCCTTTCCCTGGTCATCGAAGCAGAGGAGTCCACAGAATGA
- the crcB gene encoding fluoride efflux transporter CrcB, producing MARVLPLWFLVGLGGFVGSVTRYLAAGAVQRLFPAMRLPGGTLLVNVVGCALIGLAGALVEYHGLFSSQARVFLMIGILGGFTTFSSFGFETLELAREGQLALGLVNVALQVGLGLAAVWIGHSIIRWL from the coding sequence ATGGCTCGAGTCCTGCCGTTGTGGTTCCTGGTGGGGCTGGGGGGCTTCGTCGGCTCGGTGACGCGTTACCTGGCGGCAGGGGCCGTCCAGCGGCTGTTTCCCGCCATGCGTCTGCCCGGCGGCACCCTGCTGGTCAACGTGGTGGGCTGCGCCCTGATCGGCCTGGCCGGGGCGCTGGTGGAGTACCACGGCCTGTTTTCTTCCCAGGCGCGGGTCTTCTTGATGATCGGCATCCTGGGGGGCTTTACGACCTTTTCCAGCTTCGGCTTCGAGACCCTGGAACTGGCCCGGGAGGGACAACTGGCTCTGGGCTTGGTGAATGTGGCATTGCAGGTCGGCCTGGGCCTCGCCGCGGTCTGGATCGGTCACAGCATCATCCGCTGGCTTTGA
- a CDS encoding DUF190 domain-containing protein yields the protein MKQRLEPGLLLRIFISENERHEGRPLADWIVRRALEEGLAGATVLRGLQGFGGHRQVRSAHILALSDDLPLVVEIVDREARIEAFLPQLAEAVPEGLITLEKVQYRLCRQDSDRASS from the coding sequence ATGAAGCAACGCCTCGAACCGGGCCTCCTCCTGCGGATCTTCATCTCCGAGAACGAGCGCCACGAAGGCCGGCCGCTGGCCGATTGGATCGTGCGGCGGGCCCTCGAGGAGGGGCTGGCGGGGGCGACGGTGCTGCGGGGACTGCAGGGTTTCGGCGGTCATCGGCAGGTCCGCAGCGCCCACATCCTGGCCCTGTCCGACGATCTGCCGCTGGTGGTGGAGATCGTCGACCGGGAGGCCCGCATCGAGGCCTTTCTCCCCCAGCTCGCCGAGGCGGTGCCCGAAGGCCTGATCACCCTCGAAAAGGTGCAGTACCGGCTCTGCCGGCAGGACTCCGATCGGGCTTCTTCCTGA
- the nhaA gene encoding Na+/H+ antiporter NhaA, giving the protein MTHPLNRLIKPLQEFIRLEAAGGLVLMATAVLALVVANSPLAASYTALLNLSVEVRVGSFGIAKPLLLWINDGLMAIFFFLVGLELKREILEGHLSTLRKASLPVFAALGGMVLPAACYAALNWGDGLAMRGWAIPTATDIAFALGVLSLLGERVPTTLKAFLLSVAIFDDLGAIIVIALFYTAKLSLVSLGVAAVLILALAALNRLGVTRPAAFILVGLPLWVAVLKSGVHATLAGVVLAMFIPLRVEKSEPGAEPAASLLRHLEHVLHPWVAFGVLPVFALANAGVPLGGLSLDDVFHAVPLGIMAGLFLGKQVGVLGACWLAIRLRLAALPEGVGWRQLHGITLLCGIGFTMSLFIASLAFDEGAGGFGGLERLGILGASFVSGLLGYLALRAAPGRGDEPGSRSGG; this is encoded by the coding sequence ATGACTCATCCGCTCAACAGGCTGATCAAACCGCTCCAGGAGTTCATTCGCCTGGAAGCCGCCGGGGGGCTCGTCCTGATGGCCACCGCCGTGCTGGCGCTGGTGGTGGCCAACTCTCCCCTCGCGGCCTCTTACACGGCCCTTTTGAACCTCTCCGTGGAGGTCAGGGTCGGTTCTTTCGGGATTGCCAAGCCGCTCCTGCTGTGGATCAACGACGGCCTGATGGCGATCTTCTTCTTTCTCGTCGGCCTGGAACTCAAGCGGGAGATTCTCGAAGGACACCTCTCGACCCTGCGCAAGGCGAGCCTGCCCGTCTTCGCCGCCCTGGGAGGCATGGTGCTTCCCGCCGCCTGCTACGCCGCCCTCAACTGGGGGGACGGTCTTGCCATGAGAGGTTGGGCGATCCCCACGGCAACGGATATCGCCTTTGCTCTCGGGGTGCTTTCACTGCTCGGCGAGCGCGTGCCGACCACCTTGAAAGCCTTCCTGCTCAGCGTTGCCATCTTCGACGATCTCGGGGCGATCATCGTCATCGCCCTCTTCTACACGGCCAAGCTTTCCCTGGTTTCCCTCGGTGTGGCCGCCGTGCTGATCCTGGCCCTCGCCGCCCTCAACCGGCTGGGCGTCACCCGGCCGGCGGCCTTCATCCTGGTCGGTCTTCCGCTCTGGGTGGCGGTGCTCAAGTCCGGCGTCCACGCCACGTTGGCCGGCGTGGTGCTGGCGATGTTCATCCCGCTGCGTGTCGAGAAAAGCGAGCCAGGCGCCGAGCCGGCCGCATCGCTCCTGCGCCACCTGGAGCACGTGCTGCACCCCTGGGTGGCCTTCGGCGTGCTGCCGGTCTTCGCGCTGGCCAATGCCGGCGTCCCTCTCGGCGGACTTTCCCTCGACGACGTGTTTCACGCGGTGCCCCTCGGCATCATGGCCGGGCTCTTCCTCGGCAAGCAGGTCGGCGTGCTGGGGGCATGCTGGCTGGCGATTCGCCTGAGGCTCGCCGCGCTGCCCGAGGGTGTCGGCTGGCGGCAGCTCCACGGCATCACCCTGCTCTGCGGTATCGGCTTTACCATGAGCCTGTTCATCGCCTCGCTGGCCTTCGACGAGGGGGCGGGCGGTTTCGGGGGACTCGAACGCCTCGGCATCCTGGGCGCTTCGTTCGTTTCCGGCCTGCTGGGCTATCTCGCCCTGCGGGCGGCCCCCGGGCGTGGCGACGAGCCGGGGAGTCGGAGCGGCGGGTGA
- a CDS encoding 4Fe-4S dicluster domain-containing protein, with protein sequence MSVYAILFDQTLCVGCRACEEACQQENGHPPHEARRLDADSFTWVEDLGDDNYARHLCMHCENPTCASVCPVAALQKSPLGPVTWSAERCIGCRYCMLACPFHVPRYEWDSPNPKLRKCQMCFPRVSAGQPTACSAACPVGATVFGQRRTLLEQAHARVEADPETYMDTVYGEREAGGTSVLMLLGRSVGAAHLPGDVPLYDLPRLTWSVLEKLPLIIPVWGVFLGGVYWLTQRRQAVARAEGEGGREEVSR encoded by the coding sequence ATGTCTGTCTACGCGATTCTCTTCGACCAAACGTTGTGCGTGGGGTGCCGCGCCTGCGAAGAGGCCTGTCAGCAGGAGAACGGTCACCCCCCCCACGAGGCTCGGCGTCTCGACGCCGACTCTTTCACCTGGGTGGAGGACCTGGGTGACGACAACTACGCCCGCCACCTTTGCATGCATTGCGAGAACCCGACCTGTGCTTCCGTCTGCCCGGTGGCCGCTCTGCAAAAGAGCCCTCTCGGCCCGGTGACGTGGTCGGCCGAACGCTGCATCGGCTGTCGCTACTGCATGCTGGCCTGTCCTTTTCACGTCCCCCGCTACGAGTGGGACAGCCCCAACCCCAAGTTGCGCAAATGCCAGATGTGCTTTCCGCGGGTCTCCGCGGGGCAACCCACCGCCTGTTCGGCGGCCTGTCCCGTGGGCGCGACCGTTTTCGGCCAGCGGCGGACGTTGCTCGAGCAGGCCCATGCCCGCGTCGAGGCCGATCCGGAAACCTACATGGACACCGTCTACGGAGAGCGGGAGGCCGGCGGCACGTCGGTGCTGATGCTGCTCGGTCGCTCCGTCGGCGCCGCCCACCTGCCGGGGGACGTTCCGCTCTACGACCTGCCTCGCCTGACCTGGAGCGTGCTGGAAAAGTTACCGCTGATCATTCCGGTCTGGGGCGTGTTCCTCGGTGGAGTCTACTGGCTGACTCAGCGCCGTCAGGCGGTGGCCCGCGCCGAGGGCGAGGGGGGGAGAGAGGAGGTGTCCCGATGA
- the hybB gene encoding Ni/Fe-hydrogenase cytochrome b subunit, which produces MSGRKVRSPGFWPGFFILLMILFSVVLVRRFTGGLGAVSNLSDEMPWGLWIGFDLLSGVALAAGGFTITAIVYLLHLDRYRPIVRPALLTAFLGYLMVIAALLVDLGRPWNIWHPLIFWNPHSVMFEVGWCVMLYTTVLFLEFLPLVFERFRIQRALTLWSRYLTPPLVIAGVLLSTLHQSSLGTLYVIVPGKLHPLWYSPILPLLFFVSAISLGLAMTSVESFLSLRAFGKRLEPGILRGLGRATAVTLLLYLTLRFEDLFVRGVLDQAFRFDTASIFFLLEVGPGGMLPMLLLFSSRVRRRPLALLGAQLLVVLGLIFQRMNVAITAFQLGTGVSYVPHWQEFVISLGLVAVGFALFALAVRFLPVFPEGPLARPRPTDPLSTLAP; this is translated from the coding sequence ATGAGCGGCCGCAAAGTGCGCAGTCCGGGTTTCTGGCCGGGTTTCTTCATTCTGCTGATGATTCTCTTCAGCGTGGTGCTCGTGCGCCGTTTCACCGGCGGCCTGGGAGCCGTTTCGAACCTCAGCGACGAAATGCCCTGGGGGCTGTGGATCGGCTTCGACCTGCTTTCCGGCGTGGCTCTCGCGGCGGGAGGCTTTACGATCACCGCGATCGTCTACTTGTTGCACCTGGACCGCTATCGGCCCATCGTCCGTCCCGCCCTGCTGACGGCTTTCCTGGGCTACCTGATGGTGATCGCGGCGCTGCTGGTGGATCTGGGGCGTCCCTGGAATATCTGGCATCCGCTGATCTTCTGGAATCCGCACTCGGTGATGTTCGAGGTGGGCTGGTGCGTGATGCTCTACACGACCGTGCTCTTCCTCGAGTTTCTGCCCCTGGTTTTCGAGCGCTTCCGCATCCAGCGCGCCCTGACTCTCTGGAGCCGCTACCTGACGCCGCCGCTGGTGATCGCCGGAGTGCTGCTTTCCACCCTGCACCAATCGTCCCTGGGTACGCTCTACGTCATCGTTCCCGGGAAGCTGCACCCCCTTTGGTATTCACCGATCCTGCCGCTGCTTTTCTTCGTCTCCGCGATTTCCCTGGGCCTGGCGATGACCAGCGTGGAGTCGTTCCTCTCCCTGCGCGCCTTCGGCAAACGCCTGGAGCCCGGGATCCTGCGGGGGCTCGGCCGGGCCACCGCGGTGACTTTGCTGCTCTACCTCACCTTGCGTTTCGAAGATCTCTTCGTGCGTGGTGTGCTCGACCAGGCCTTCCGTTTCGACACGGCCTCGATCTTCTTCCTGCTGGAAGTCGGCCCGGGCGGCATGCTGCCCATGCTGCTGCTCTTCAGCAGCCGGGTGCGCCGCCGGCCGTTGGCGCTGCTGGGCGCGCAGCTGCTGGTCGTACTGGGTTTGATTTTTCAGCGCATGAACGTTGCGATCACGGCCTTCCAGTTGGGTACGGGGGTGTCCTACGTACCTCACTGGCAGGAATTCGTCATCTCTCTCGGCCTGGTCGCCGTTGGTTTTGCTCTCTTCGCCCTGGCCGTGCGCTTCCTGCCCGTGTTCCCGGAAGGCCCCCTCGCGCGACCGCGCCCCACCGATCCCCTCTCCACGCTGGCGCCCTGA